DNA from Candidatus Cloacimonadota bacterium:
GAGCCAACCACCACCGCGGAAGACACGGCCGGAAGAAGAATCACTCCACCAGCTATCTGACCATTCCCACACATTTCCAGCCATATCGTAAACGCCAAAAGGTGACGGGCTGTTTGTAGTAGAAAAGCCCTGAATTGTTTGTCCATTATACATTCC
Protein-coding regions in this window:
- a CDS encoding SUMF1/EgtB/PvdO family nonheme iron enzyme yields the protein GMYNGQTIQGFSTTNSPSPFGVYDMAGNVWEWSDSWWSDSSSGRVFRGGGWLNNTSNLPSWIRYNINPTISDYNVGFRCVRP